Proteins from one Fragaria vesca subsp. vesca linkage group LG6, FraVesHawaii_1.0, whole genome shotgun sequence genomic window:
- the LOC101292917 gene encoding pentatricopeptide repeat-containing protein At1g56690, mitochondrial-like, giving the protein MRVRFIPYRRYCTAIATSSNSRISHYARLGQIEKARKMFDEMPERTTVSWNSMVAGYFQNNRPGEARKLFDAMQLRNLVSWNGLISGYIKNGMVGEARKVFDSMPERNVVSWTSMVKGYVQEGNVSEAESLFWRMPGKNVVSWTVMLGGLIQDGRVDEARRLYDLMPEKDVVARTNMIGGYFQAGRLGEAREIFDEMPRRNVVTWTMMISGYVHNQRVDVARKLFEVMPEKNEISWTAMLMGYTQCGRITEASELFHAMPVKSVVACNAMILGYGHNGEVEEARQVFDNMREKDDQTWSAMIKVYERKGLELDAIQLFALMQRQGVRPNFPSLISLLSVCGSLATLDHGTQIHAQLVRNQFDLDVYVASVLITMYVKCGNLVKAKQVFDRFSEKDAVMWNSIITGYAQHGLGEEALQIFQQMCSSGIAPDDITFIGVLSACSYSGKVEQGHEIFETMISKYQVKSRTPHYACMVDLLGRAGQVKEAMDLIEKMPVEADAIVWGALLGACRTHMKLDLAEVAAKKLIQLEPNNAGHYVLLSNIYASKGRWHEVAELRKMMGARSVTKSPGCSWIEVEHKVHMFTWGETTGHPEHVTIMRMLEKLGVLLREAGYCPDSSFVLHDVDEEEKVQSLGYHSEKLAIAYGLLKVPQGMPIRVMKNLRVCGDCHSAIKLIAKVTGREIIVRDANRFHHFKDGLCSCRDYW; this is encoded by the coding sequence ATGCGGGTCCGATTTATCCCATATCGCCGATACTGCACAGCTATTGCAACTTCCTCTAACTCCCGGATCTCCCATTACGCCCGGCTCGGCCAAATTGAGAAAGCCCGGAAGATGTTCGATGAAATGCCTGAGAGAACCACCGTGTCCTGGAACTCAATGGTTGCTGGGTATTTCCAGAACAACCGACCCGGAGAAGCCCGGAAACTGTTTGATGCAATGCAGCTCCGGAACTTGGTTTCTTGGAACGGTTTGATATCCGGGTATATCAAGAATGGGATGGTTGGTGAGGCCCGGAAAGTGTTTGATTCAATGCCGGAGAGGAATGTCGTTTCGTGGACTTCGATGGTTAAAGGGTATGTGCAGGAGGGGAATGTGTCGGAAGCTGAGTCGCTTTTCTGGCGAATGCCTGGAAAGAATGTTGTTTCGTGGACGGTGATGTTGGGGGGATTGATTCAAGATGGCCGGGTTGATGAGGCCAGGAGGCTTTATGATTTGATGCCGGAGAAGGATGTTGTGGCGAGGACGAATATGATTGGTGGGTATTTTCAAGCAGGGCGGTTGGGTGAGGCGCGTGAGATTTTCGATGAGATGCCACGCAGGAATGTTGTTACTTGGACTATGATGATATCTGGGTATGTGCATAACCAGCGGGTGGATGTTGCAAGGAAGCTTTTTGAAGTGATGCCAGAGAAGAATGAGATTTCGTGGACGGCAATGCTGATGGGGTACACTCAGTGTGGAAGGATTACAGAGGCTTCAGAGCTGTTTCACGCAATGCCGGTTAAGTCAGTTGTTGCTTGTAATGCAATGATACTGGGGTATGGCCACAATGGGGAGGTAGAAGAAGCAAGGCAGGTGTTTGACAACATGAGAGAGAAAGATGATCAGACATGGAGTGCTATGATTAAAGTTTATGAACGAAAAGGTTTGGAACTGGATGCAATCCAATTGTTTGCTTTAATGCAAAGACAAGGTGTTAGGCCCAATTTTCCTTCTCTGATTAGTTTATTATCTGTTTGTGGAAGCTTGGCAACGCTTGATCATGGCACGCAGATTCATGCCCAGTTGGTGAGAAACCAATTTGATCTTGATGTATATGTTGCCTCAGTTTTGATCACAATGTATGTTAAGTGTGGCAACCTCGTGAAGGCAAAACAAGTCTTTGACAGGTTTAGTGAAAAGGATGCTGTTATGTGGAATTCGATTATCACTGGTTATGCCCAGCATGGTCTAGGAGAGGAAGCTTTACAAATTTTTCAACAGATGTGCTCTTCGGGGATAGCACCAGATGATATCACCTTTATTGGAGTTCTTTCTGCATGTAGCTATTCTGGGAAGGTAGAACAAGGTCATGAGATTTTTGAGACAATGATATCAAAGTATCAGGTCAAGTCAAGAACACCACATTATGCCTGCATGGTTGATCTCCTTGGTCGAGCAGGCCAGGTAAAAGAGGCAATGGATTTAATAGAGAAAATGCCAGTGGAAGCAGATGCCATTGTTTGGGGTGCCTTATTAGGTGCATGCAGAACGCATATGAAGTTGGATTTGGCAGAAGTTGCGGCAAAGAAACTCATACAGCTAGAGCCCAACAATGCAGGACATTATGTCTTGCTATCAAATATTTATGCATCCAAGGGTAGATGGCATGAGGTTGCAGAGTTAAGGAAAATGATGGGAGCCAGAAGTGTTACCAAGTCACCTGGCTGTAGCTGGATTGAGGTGGAACATAAAGTACATATGTTTACTTGGGGAGAGACCACAGGCCACCCAGAGCATGTGACGATCATGAGAATGTTAGAAAAACTAGGTGTATTGTTAAGAGAAGCTGGTTACTGCCCTGATAGCAGCTTTGTATTGCATGATGTAGATGAAGAAGAGAAGGTCCAGAGCTTGGGTTATCACAGTGAGAAGCTGGCCATAGCTTATGGACTCCTTAAGGTGCCACAAGGGATGCCCATAAGGGTGATGAAGAATCTTCGGGTTTGTGGGGATTGCCATTCTGCAATTAAACTAATTGCCAAAGTTACTGGGAGAGAGATCATTGTGAGGGATGCTAACAGATTTCATCATTTCAAGGATGGTTTGTGTTCTTGCCGAGACTATTGGTGA
- the LOC101308295 gene encoding glucose-6-phosphate 1-dehydrogenase 4, chloroplastic-like, protein MSMSFSAVCVPFVESKVPSHLCSSTYQFSFGAPANYLHSESGRRVLLHGGPVHFCRTFCGLKRWIVENLHLEKHKRKLGPTNEFKSIKNQVKDQLQEDSNAETTKISSQVEESSVPSFQPHASVDVSTTTAESPFIPQTRSSKFPYECGEGPTLCIAVIGATGELARGKIFPALFALYYSGFLPENVCIFGYSRKDMTDEDLRSMIASNLTCRVEHQQNCGDRTDIFLSRTFYINGGYDNREGMSKLDVLMKQFEGKSEANRIFYLSVPQEALINVACCVADNAQSVKGWNRVIIEKPFGFDVLSSHRLTQSLLSKFQEQQIYRIDHLLGRNLIENLTVLRFANLVFEPLWNRTYIRNVQVILSEDLGVQAGRYFDGYGIIRDIVHSHILQTIALLAMEPPISLDGEDIRNEKAKLLRSVRKLEPSDVILGQYKARAGDKVDVYMNSLTPTYFAAALYIDNARWDGVPFLIKSGMGLIKHRVEIRIQFHHVPGNLYREQMGHNIDLATNELILRDTPDEAILVRVNNKIPGLGLRLDSPELNLLYKDKYNVEMPDSYEQLLLDVVDGDNHLFLRSDELAAAWNILTPVLDEIDKKNIAPELYEFGGRGPVGAYYLWAKHGVPWAED, encoded by the exons ATGTCGATGTCGTTTTCAGCTGTCTGTGTACCCTTTGTGGAATCCAAAGTGCCAAGCCATCTCTGCTCCAGTACTTACCAGTTCTCTTTTGGG GCTCCAGCAAACTACTTACATTCTGAGTCAGGTAGGCGAGTTCTGCTCCATGGAGGCCCTGTCCATTTCTGCCGCACATTTTGTGGCTTAAAAAGATGGATAGTTGAGAATCTACACTTAGAAAAGCATAAGCGAAAACTTGGACCTACCAATGAGTTTAAGAGTATTAAAAATCAAGTCAAAGATCAACTACAAGAAG ATTCAAATGCTGAAACAACAAAAATATCCTCACAGGTCGAAGAAAGTTCTGTGCCAAGTTTCCAACCACATGCATCTGTTGATGTGTCAACTACTACTGCGGAATCTCCTTTTATCCCACAAACTCGTTCCTCCAAATTTCCCTATGAGTGTGGTGAAGGACCCACACTCTGCATTGCAGTCATAGGAGCAACTGGTGAGCTGGCAAGGGGAAAGATTTTTCCTGCACTTTTTGCTCTCTATTACAGTGGCTTTCTTCCTGAG AATGTCTGTATCTTTGGTTATTCAAGGAAAGATATGACAGATGAAGATCTGAGATCCATGATTGCGTCCAATTTAACTTGTCGTGTTGAGCATCA ACAAAATTGTGGAGACAGAACGGATATTTTCCTTAGCAGAACATTCTATATCAATGGAGGTTATGATAATAGAGAAGGCATGTCAAAACTTGATGTACTTATGAAGCAATTTGAG GGAAAATCTGAAGCAAACAGGATATTTTACCTCTCTGTGCCACAAGAAGCACTTATAAATGTTGCATGCTGTGTTGCTGATAACGCCCAATCCGTGAAAGGCTGGAATCGAGTGATCATTGAGAAGCCTTTTGGCTTTGATGTATTATCATCTCATCGGTTGACACAGTCTCTCCTTTCTAAGTTTCAGGAGCAACAGATATACAG GATTGATCATCTTTTGGGACGGAACCTTATCGAAAATCTCACAGTCCTAAGGTTTGCTAATTTAGTGTTTGAGCCACTATGGAACCGTACATATATACGAAATGTACAG GTCATTTTGTCAGAAGACTTGGGTGTCCAAGCAGGAAG GTACTTTGATGGATATGGGATCATTCGTGACATAGTACACAGTCATATACTTCAAACAATAGCATTGCTTGCCATGGAACCACCAATAAGTCTCGATGGTGAAGATATCCGAAATGAAAAG GCCAAGCTCTTGAGATCAGTACGGAAATTGGAGCCTAGTGATGTTATTCTTGGCCAGTATAAAGCCAGAGCTGGTGATAAGGTTGATGTATACATGAACAGCCTGACTCCCACATACTTTGCTGCGGCATTGTATATTGACAATGCACGCTGGGATGGTGTGCCCTTCTTAATCAAATCTGGCATGGGACTCATCAAACACAG AGTCGAGATACGCATACAGTTCCATCATGTCCCGGGAAATCTTTACCGTGAGCAAATGGGGCACAATATAGACCTTGCCACAAATGAGCTGATCCTGCGTGATACACCAGACGAAGCCATCCTAGTCCGAGTGAACAATAAGATTCCAGGGTTGGGGCTGCGGTTGGATTCTCCAGAACTAAATTTGCTTTATAAGGACAA GTACAATGTGGAGATGCCTGATTCATATGAGCAGCTTCTCCTTGATGTTGTGGATGGAGACAACCATCTATTTTTGAGAAGTGACGAGCTTGCAGCTGCGTGGAATATTCTAACTCCGGTTCTGGATGAGATAGACAAGAAGAATATAGCCCCTGAGTTGTACGAGTTTGGGGGTAGAGGTCCAGTAGGAGCATACTATCTGTGGGCAAAACATGGGGTTCCATGGGCAGAGGACTAG
- the LOC101308588 gene encoding pyrrolidone-carboxylate peptidase-like gives MGSEGPATITIHVTGFKKFHGVSENPTETIVSNLTDYVKKNGSPKGLVIGSCSILETAGQGAVLPLYQTLQSAISEKDATSSSRIIWVHFGVNSGATKFAIEHQAVNEATFRCPDEMGWKPQKVPIIPSDGGISHIRETSLPVEEITKALAKKGFEVMTSDDAGRFVCNYVYYHSLRFSEQNGIKSLFVHVPLFVTIDEDTQMKFAASLLEERQSLSILGWL, from the exons ATGGGTTCCGAAGGTCCTGCAACAATAACAATTCATGTGACGGGTTTTAAGAAATTTCATGGAGTTTCTGAGAATCCAACTGAGACAATTGTCAGTAATCTCACCGATTATGTGAAGAAGAATGGTTCACCAAAAGGTCTGGTTATTGGTAGTTGCAGCATTCTTGAAACTGCAGGACAAGGAGCAGTTCTTCCCCTATACCAGACATTGCAATCTGCAATAAGCGAGAAGGACGCTACAAGTTCCAGCAGAATTATTTGG GTACACTTTGGAGTTAATAGTGGTGCAACTAAGTTTGCTATTGAGCATCAAGCTGTCAATGAAGCTACTTTCCGTTGCCCTGATGAGATGGGATGGAAGCCTCAG AAAGTCCCTATCATTCCTTCAGATGGTGGAATTTCACATATAAGAGAG ACTTCTCTTCCAGTTGAGGAGATAACCAAGGCCTTGGCAAAGAAGGGGTTTGAGGTGATGACCTCAGATGATGCAGGGCGCTTTGTATGCAACTATGTCTACTATCATTCCCTTCGGTTCTCAGAGCAAAATGGGATCAAATCACTCTTTGTGCACGTGCCTCTCTTCGTGACTATAGACGAGGACACCCAAATGAAATTTGCTGCTTCCTTGCTAGAG GAACGTCAATCACTCAGCATTCTAGGTTGGCTCTAG
- the LOC101293217 gene encoding polygalacturonase At1g48100-like, protein MLINFVLAHIFNFFLCFLFLPIHGRLHYTSSLVVSQISVPPSPAPAAAVSPTYNGSSALGTTVFNVRTFGAVGNGVTDDTEAFKMAWDSACQTENSEVLVPKSRSYMLQSTIFTGPCKSGLKLQIDGTLVPPDGPDSWPKKISKRQWLVFYRINGMSMQGDGVIDGRGEKWWNLPCKPHKGPHGTTLPGPCDSPTAIRFFMCSNLKLKGLRIKNSPQFHFKFDNCQNVYVESLTIKSPALSPNTDGIHIQNTNNMKIYNSLVSNGDDCVSIGTGSYNIDIRNITCGPSHGISIGSLGDGNSRACVSNITVKDSIIKHSDNGVRIKTWQGGSGSVSSITFNNIHMDTVRNPIVLDQYYCLTKHCPNQTSAVHISNILYTNIRGTYDVRSPPMHFACSDSMPCTNLTLSEVELLPATKGHLVPIPLCWSAYGTMQTITVPPVLCLLEGIPELMPQNDSDRC, encoded by the exons ATGCTGATCAACTTTGTTCTTGCTCATATTTTCAACTTCTTTCTCTGTTTCTTGTTTCTTCCAATACACGGCAGACTTCACTACACTTCTTCACTTGTAGTGTCTCAAATTTCAGTGCCGCCTTCTCCTGCACCCGCGGCTGCTGTTAGCCCGACTTACAACGGTAGTTCCGCTCTTGGTACTACTGTTTTCAATGTGAGAACTTTTGGTGCAGTTGGGAATGGTGTTACTGATGATACAGAAGCATTTAAAATGGCTTGGGACAGTGCTTGTCAAACTGAGAATTCGGAAGTTCTTGTTCCAAAAAGTCGTTCCTATATGTTACAGTCTACCATATTCACAGGGCCATGCAAATCTGGCCTCAAACTGCAG ATTGATGGGACATTAGTTCCACCAGATGGACCGGATTCATGGCCGAAAAAAATCAGTAAGAGACAGTGGTTGGTTTTCTACAGAATCAATGGAATGTCGATGCAAGGAGATGGTGTAATAGATGGTAGAGGAGAGAAATGGTGGAATCTTCCTTGCAAACCCCACAAA GGACCCCATGGAACAACACTGCCTGGACCTTGTGATAGCCCGACT GCTATAAGGTTCTTCATGTGCTCTAATCTGAAACTGAAAGGACTCAGAATCAAGAACAGCCCCCAGTTTCATTTCAAGTTCGACAATTGTCAAAACGTTTACGTAGAATCACTTACCATAAAATCACCTGCTCTTAGTCCCAACACAGATGGAATTCACATTCAGAACACAAACAATATGAAAATATACAACTCACTCGTGTCCAATG GTGATGATTGTGTATCAATTGGAACTGGTTCTTATAATATTGACATTAGGAACATTACTTGTGGTCCAAGTCATGGAATAAG CATTGGAAGTCTTGGAGACGGCAATTCCCGAGCATGTGTTTCGAATATCACAGTAAAAGACTCGATCATCAAGCACTCTGACAATGGGGTTCGGATCAAAACATGGCAAGGTGGATCAGGATCTGTGTCAAGCATAACATTCAACAACATTCACATGGACACCGTAAGAAATCCGATTGTGCTAGACCAATACTACTGCCTCACCAAGCATTGCCCTAACCAAACCTCTGCAGTTCACATATCAAATATCTTGTACACAAACATAAGGGGTACTTATGATGTGAGAAGCCCCCCTATGCATTTCGCTTGCAGTGACTCGATGCCTTGTACAAACCTCACTCTCTCTGAAGTGGAATTGCTCCCTGCTACCAAAGGACACTTAGTGCCGATACCGCTTTGCTGGAGTGCTTATGGAACTATGCAGACAATTACTGTTCCACCAGTTTTGTGCTTGTTAGAGGGCATCCCAGAATTGATGCCCCAAAATGATAGTGATAGGTGTTAA
- the LOC101293508 gene encoding zinc finger CCCH domain-containing protein 44-like: MKKNQRSAKEDHMDDHSGYEDWCFICKDGGVLILCDHEGCSKVYHPRCVGKKISSFKNQKRWICSHHSCSACGGAVTGTKSISCLLCTYAVCGSCSESTHSFAVVRGKEKHGLCNDCLGLVRLAEENAECGLDGKKLDFEDPESSEYGFKECWEIIKEKEGLTLDDLYFPYSKGEKDSHHDSEDTEPHKSTLGKRKAEAEISEDREDELDSDDLATRNQKKQKLVSSSMISESELHKENHYSKEKEEMIPSPTRNDESEGCFASIVASNMKLVYLRRSLVEELMSKQPDSWERKLVGSYVRVENESEDYFQIKSSCQLTQVKGIIRNHNKGGEILLHLLTKEVPISMLSDCDFTKEDCEDMQERVKHYLMRRPTVVEIEQKARELHKDITKNWIERELIRLENCIRHEKSQHGWISDELPEYLKQRELLRQPSEQERLLKQVPQVIAEELDLSNL, encoded by the coding sequence ATGAAGAAGAACCAGAGATCAGCAAAAGAAGATCACATGGATGATCATTCAGGGTATGAGGATTGGTGCTTCATCTGCAAAGACGGTGGGGTTCTAATTCTATGCGACCACGAAGGCTGCTCCAAAGTCTATCACCCTCGCTGCGTCGGCAAGAAGATCTCTTCCTTCAAAAACCAAAAGCGCTGGATTTGTAGTCACCACTCCTGCTCAGCCTGCGGTGGTGCCGTCACCGGAACTAAGAGCATCTCTTGCCTTCTTTGCACTTATGCAGTGTGTGGTAGTTGCAGCGAAAGCACCCATTCTTTTGCAGTGGTGAGAGGGAAGGAGAAACACGGTCTTTGCAATGACTGCTTAGGTCTTGTTAGGCTTGCAGAAGAAAATGCAGAGTGTGGGCTAGATGGAAAGAAATTAGACTTTGAGGATCCGGAATCATCCGAATACGGATTCAAAGAATGTTGGGAAATCATCAAGGAAAAGGAGGGATTGACGTTGGATGATCTCTACTTCCCATATTCCAAAGGAGAAAAAGATAGTCATCATGACAGTGAAGACACAGAACCACACAAATCCACATTGGGGAAACGGAAGGCAGAAGCCGAAATTAGCGAGGATAGAGAAGATGAACTTGATAGTGATGATCTCGCCACACGCAATCAAAAGAAGCAAAAATTAGTGAGTTCATCTATGATATCAGAATCTGAGCTGCACAAGGAAAATCATTACTCCAAGGAAAAGGAGGAAATGATTCCTAGTCCAACAAGGAATGACGAATCAGAAGGGTGCTTTGCATCTATAGTTGCAAGTAATATGAAGCTTGTCTACTTGAGAAGGAGCTTAGTGGAGGAGTTGATGTCCAAGCAGCCTGATAGTTGGGAAAGAAAACTAGTTGGAAGTTATGTGAGAGTGGAAAATGAATCCGAGGACTACTTTCAGATAAAATCTTCTTGCCAACTTACACAAGTGAAAGGCATAATTAGGAACCACAACAAAGGAGGAGAAATTCTCCTGCATCTACTTACTAAAGAGGTTCCAATTTCGATGTTATCGGATTGCGACTTCACTAAGGAAGATTGTGAAGATATGCAAGAAAGAGTGAAACATTACCTAATGAGGAGACCGACGGTTGTTGAGATTGAACAAAAAGCAAGAGAGCTGCACAAGGATATAACTAAGAATTGGATTGAGAGAGAGTTGATCCGGTTAGAGAACTGCATACGTCACGAGAAAAGTCAGCATGGATGGATCAGCGACGAGTTACCTGAGTATTTGAAACAAAGAGAGTTGCTAAGGCAACCATCTGAGCAGGAAAGACTCTTAAAACAGGTGCCACAAGTCATTGCAGAGGAACTAGACTTGAGCAATTTATGA
- the LOC101309169 gene encoding zinc finger CCCH domain-containing protein 3-like isoform 1 — protein MPLGKYDCEYCNKQFQDTPYARRRHLQSLQHLRAKAQWFDSFKDPNDAYAQSLGRGVCNRFVNTGFCQYGDACKYFHPKNNQQNTITQGASGVTDNSQSSTIQGNQMVAGSSLPDVVVRDNMGMSWGNLPPSLMPPPEGGYPPLPFVDWG, from the exons ATGCCTTTGGGGAAATACGACTGCGAATACTGCAACAAACAATTCCAAGACACTCCGTACGCTCGCAGACGACATCTTCAGTCTCTCCAACATCTTCGAGCCAAAGCTCAATGGTTCGACTCCTTCAAAG ATCCTAATGATGCTTATGCGCAAAGCTTGGGAAGAGGGGTTTGCAATCGCTTTGTCAACACG GGATTTTGCCAATATGGGGATGCTTGCAAGTATTTTCACCCCAAAAACAATCAGCAGAATACAATTACTCAAGGGGCATCAG GTGTAACTGATAATAGTCAGTCTTCAACTATTCAAGGGAATCAAATGGTTGCAGGCAGCTCTTTGCCAG ATGTGGTGGTGAGAGATAACATGGGAATGTCATGGGGAAACCTACCGCCATCGCTAATGCCTCCTCCGGAGGGTGGATATCCTCCACTTCCTTTTGTGGACTGGGGATGA
- the LOC101309169 gene encoding zinc finger CCCH domain-containing protein 3-like isoform 2 yields the protein MPLGKYDCEYCNKQFQDTPYARRRHLQSLQHLRAKAQWFDSFKDPNDAYAQSLGRGVCNRFVNTGFCQYGDACKYFHPKNNQQNTITQGASGNQMVAGSSLPDVVVRDNMGMSWGNLPPSLMPPPEGGYPPLPFVDWG from the exons ATGCCTTTGGGGAAATACGACTGCGAATACTGCAACAAACAATTCCAAGACACTCCGTACGCTCGCAGACGACATCTTCAGTCTCTCCAACATCTTCGAGCCAAAGCTCAATGGTTCGACTCCTTCAAAG ATCCTAATGATGCTTATGCGCAAAGCTTGGGAAGAGGGGTTTGCAATCGCTTTGTCAACACG GGATTTTGCCAATATGGGGATGCTTGCAAGTATTTTCACCCCAAAAACAATCAGCAGAATACAATTACTCAAGGGGCATCAG GGAATCAAATGGTTGCAGGCAGCTCTTTGCCAG ATGTGGTGGTGAGAGATAACATGGGAATGTCATGGGGAAACCTACCGCCATCGCTAATGCCTCCTCCGGAGGGTGGATATCCTCCACTTCCTTTTGTGGACTGGGGATGA
- the LOC101308883 gene encoding glycogen synthase kinase-3 homolog MsK-1-like — MASVGVVPTAGLREPSGHAVGVDKLPEEMNDMKIRDDKEMEATVTVVDGNGTETGHIIVTTIGGRNGQPKQTISYMAERVVGHGSFGVVFQAKCLETGETVAIKKVLQDKRYKNRELQTMRLLDHPNVVSLKHCFFSTTEKDELYLNLVLEYVPETVHRVIKHYNKLNQRMPLIYVKLYTYQIFRALSYIHRCIGVCHRDIKPQNLLVNPHTHQVKLCDFGSAKVLVKGEPNISYICSRYYRAPELIFGATEYTTAIDVWSVGCVLAELLLGQPLFPGESGVDQLVEIIKVLGTPTREEIKCMNPNYTEFKFPQIKAHPWHKIFHKRMPPEAVDLVSRLLQYSPNLRCTALDALTHPFFDELRDLNTRLPNGRFLPPLFNFKSHELKGVPAEILMKLVPEHARKQVPFMTSD, encoded by the exons ATGGCTTCTGTGGGTGTTGTACCTACAGCGGGTTTGAGAGAACCGAGTGGTCATGCTGTTGGCGTGGATAAATTGCCCGAAGAGATGAATGACATGAAAATTAGGGACGACAAG GAAATGGAAGCTACTGTTACTGTTGTTGATGGTAATGGAACAGAGACGGGCCATATAATTGTGACAACCATTGGTGGTAGAAATGGTCAGCCAAAGCAG ACAATTAGTTACATGGCTGAGCGTGTTGTTGGGCATGGATCATTTGGAGTTGTGTTCCAA GCAAAGTGCTTAGAGACTGGTGAAACTGTTGCCATAAAGAAGGTTCTACAAGACAAGAGGTACAAGAACCGTGAGCTGCAAACCATGCGTCTTCTTGACCACCCAAATGTTGTATCTTTGAAGCATTGCTTCTTTTCAACAACTGAAAAGGATGAACTTTATCTCAACCTGGTACTTGAGTATGTCCCTGAAACAGTTCATCGTGTGATAAAACACTACAACAAGTTGAACCAACGGATGCCTCTGATATATGTTAAACTCTACACATACCAG ATCTTTAGGGCATTATCCTACATTCACCGCTGCATTGGAGTCTGTCATCGGGACATTAAGCCTCAGAACCTTTTG GTGAATCCACATACCCACCAAGTAAAGTTGTGTGACTTTGGAAGTGCAAAAGTTTTG GTAAAAGGAGAGCCAAATATATCTTACATCTGCTCTAGATACTATAGAGCACCAGAACTCATATTTGGAGCAACCGAGTATACTACAGCTATTGATGTCTGGTCTGTTGGATGTGTTCTTGCTGAGCTATTGCTCGGACAG CCTCTGTTTCCTGGAGAGAGTGGAGTTGACCAGCTTGTTGAGATTATCAAG GTATTGGGCACTCCAACAAGGGAGGAAATCAAATGCATGAACCCTAACTATACAGAGTTCAAATTCCCTCAAATTAAAGCTCACCCATGGCACAAG ATTTTCCACAAGCGTATGCCTCCAGAGGCTGTTGACCTGGTTTCAAGACTATTGCAATACTCTCCTAACTTGCGGTGCACAGCT CTGGATGCCTTGACCCATCCCTTCTTTGATGAACTTCGTGACCTGAACACCCGCCTGCCAAATGGACGTTTCCTTCCACCTTTGTTCAACTTTAAATCTCATG AATTGAAGGGGGTCCCTGCTGAGATCTTGATGAAATTGGTCCCAGAGCATGCAAGAAAGCAAGTCCCATTTATGACCTCTGATTAG